GGATGGTGATCGTAGTCAAGGGGCGAGGTGCCGGGAGAATCGCCGGCGCAGTAGCAGAGCAGAGCTTTCTTTTCGTGCGTACAGATGGTGATATTCTGAAACAAATATTGGAAACCGTACATATTTTCGAACGTTTGATAGAATGGGATGAACCAGATGAAGAGCTCTTTGATTTACTTTTGCTTTATCTGACACTGACAGATGCGTTGGCCAAACAAGGACAAAAAGAGAAGATATTTCTTGTGACGGAAGGATTTCTCATACAAATGTTTGCCCATCTCGGATATACTCTCGAAACGAGTCAATGTGTCATATCAGGGGAACGTCTGCAAAAAGGCGGGCGACATTTTTTCAGTCCGAGTGCCGGAGGCATACTCTCTGAACAAGAGCGTCATCGATCAGAAGATGCCTTCTTGGTAAGCGAGAACAGTATCAAACTCGTACGTTTGTTTCTCGCCAATAAACTCGACACACTGTCTCGTGTTGCGGTGTCACAAGAAACACTTCGTGAGATACATCATATGATTTTGCGATTTTCTCAGTGGATCGAACACTAATATTTCTTTGTACAAGAATTGTTTTTTTGCTACTATAGAGAGGTGAAAAATAAGCGCTGTCACGGCGCTTGAAATTCCGTTGCTCACCCCAAATGAAAGTAAACTTTCGTTTGTGGGTTCACTAGGAATTATAAAAAATATACTTTATGAGTCTCGAAGATTTGAATGAAAAATTGCATGGTCGTGATGTCCATCTTGATCGTACAGTACAACACACCCCGTTTGATCCAGAACATGTGTCAGAGGATTCATCGATCAAGGAACAATTTCAAGAAAAAGAAGTATGGCAAGCACCTCTCAAGCCTACTGATCCTGTTCAGACACTTCAGAGCGTCAAAAACAATAAATGGACAAGAAAAATCTCTTTCATTCTCGGTGGTTTAGCGATTATCTTTCTTCTTGGAGGTACGGTCTACAAATTCCGCACACTGCTATTTAGTGAAAATCAGGTCAACATAACCATTTCTGGACCAAAAGATGTACCGAGTTCCGAAGAAACTGCTTTCACTCTCACATATACCAATAATAACTGGTCAGCACTGAATAATGTCTCGATTCTTTTGTCATATCCAGAGACGTTTTTCCCGCAGGCTGATAGCACTCTACGAGTTGAGGGACGTTCTGCAGAAATCATATTAGGAGAGATACCTTCACGAACAGAAAAACAGATAGTAGTGAAAGGAAAGTTTTATGAGTCCAAGGGAAAAACAGTCAATCTTCAGGCAGTGCTCCGATATTCGCCCAAGCGTATTTCTTCGGTCCTCGAAAAAAAATCGGTATTTCCGGTGACCGTCGCTTCTTCACCGCTTCTGTTTGAGATCATGGCACCACTCGAGAGTGTTTCAGGTCAGGATGCTGAATATGTGATTGATTATAAAAATACAAGTGACAAACAATTCTCGGATGTCCGGATGAAACTTGTGTATCCTGAAGGATTCCGTTTCTCGAGTGCTGATCCTCGTCCATCAGAAGGGGAATCAGTGTGGTACATAGGCAACCTCCCTGTTAATAGTGCTGGAAAAATTGTTGTACGCGGAGTATTGACAGGTACTCAGAAAGAATACAAAACTATTCAAGGAAGCATCGGTTTTTTTCGTGGAGACGGAACATTTGTCGCTTATGGATCACACGAACGGCAGACACAGATGATTGCTTCGCCACTCTTGCTTTCTCAGACAGTGAATAATCTGACTGATATATCAGTAGGCCCTGGAGATATTTTGCAGTATACGATTCGTTACAAAAATACGGGCGATATAGGATTGCGTGACGCTATCGTAT
This DNA window, taken from Candidatus Moraniibacteriota bacterium, encodes the following:
- the recO gene encoding DNA repair protein RecO, giving the protein MEIRYNAIILRKKEIGETDRLYTMYTRTAGKIQLVAKGVRKSEAKLAGQLETLMYGMVIVVKGRGAGRIAGAVAEQSFLFVRTDGDILKQILETVHIFERLIEWDEPDEELFDLLLLYLTLTDALAKQGQKEKIFLVTEGFLIQMFAHLGYTLETSQCVISGERLQKGGRHFFSPSAGGILSEQERHRSEDAFLVSENSIKLVRLFLANKLDTLSRVAVSQETLREIHHMILRFSQWIEH